CTGACTGGCGCCTACTACGAACTCGACACCGGCAAGGTGACCGTCACCTGACGATAGGTTCTGGAGCTGCCCGTCTCCCGCTCCGAAAGGCGTCTCGTGGCCGACCTCGACCAACACCACCGGATGCTCCTGCGTGACACCGACACCGGCCCGGTGACCATCGCCGGAATGATCCACCGCGAGCCGACCGACGGCACGCTGCGCGGACGCGCCGAGCTGATCGCCACCGCCGGGCACTGGCCGCTGGTGGAGAGCAACGCCGGCGAGGCAGACGAGAGCTACCGCTGCTATCTCCTGTGGGGTGTGACGCCCGAGCTCTGGATGATGTACCTGGAAGACCGCACCACTCAGACGGCCGCCATCGAGTTCTTCGGCACCGACGGGGCGGAGGTCGCGGAGATCGCCCGCCGGGTGACCCTGATGTTCGAGTTGCGTCCGTACCAGCGGGACGAACTGCTGGCCGATGCCGCCCGGCTGAGCGGGCGTGAGAAGGGCCGGGCGATCCTCCGGGTCGCGCTGGCGATGGGTTCCGACGACGACCCGGAGTACTTCGGGGCAATCCTGCAGGCCTCCCACGATCCCGACCCCGACATCCGGAACGCGGCCGCCTGGTCCACGCTCTACCTGTCGAACACGGAGTCACTCATGATGCTGGCCCGGATGGCCGAGGAGGACCCGGATCCGAAGGTGCGCAAAGCGAGCGCGGAACTGCTCTCGGAAATCAGCTGACGTCAGTCGATCTGGGTGAGGTGCCCGTTGTCCACGTCGTACATGAAGCCGCCGACGAGGATGTCGTCCCCGATCAGCGGGTGTTCGCGGACGGCGGCGACGTCGCGGCGGAGCGCTTCGAGCTGGTCGGGGATGACCGAGATCGGCAGGTAACCGGCCGGTTTCCCGGCGGCCAGTTCGACCTTCTCGCGGAGCTCGTCCTCGGACATCGCGGCCATCGCGCAGCGGGTGTGCGGGATGATCATGATCCGCCGGACGCCGAGCAGCTGGACGCCGAGGATCAGCCCGGTCATCGTGATCTCGGTGACCCGCCCGCCGGCGGAACGCAGGACCTTCGCGTCGCCGGGTTTGAGCCCGAGCATCTCCAGCGGCGGGATCCGCGAGTCCATACAGGTGACCACGCCGATCCCGGCATGGGCGATCCCGTCGAATCCGCCGTAGTGGAAGTCGGCGGCGTACTCCGCGTTCGCGGCGAGCAGGTCGTCGAAGCCTTCGCTCATCGCATTGCTCCTGATACTGGGGTTCCGGCGTGCAGAATCGACATGGCGAACGGTTCCTTTCCGCAGGAGTCCGGACGAGGTGGATCAGCGGGTGCACTGGTGACCGGCACGATCCACGACCGTCCGTCGACATGCTGGACAGTGACGGTGTCGGCGCCTTCGCCGACGACCAGCAACGAATCCAGTGCCAGATCTCCGATGAATGAACGTACGGCGACCTCGGCCGCCTGACCGCGCTTGGTCCAGGTGGAGCGGCCGCGCAGCCCGGTCAGTACTGTTTCGCCGCGGTCGGCCGCGGCCAGGACCTCGACCGCCGTGTCGACCGTGAGATGCCCGTGCATGGTCCCGGCCGGCAGGTACGTCGCGGTGGGCGCGAACCGGTGCCCGCCGAGGTGATTGGCCTCCCAGACCCGACCTGGCACGCGCTCGGCCAGCCCTGCCACCAGCGGCCGTCCGAGTACGGCGCAACACTCGTCGCGCTTCCCGTTGGTACAGACCAGCACGATCGGCTCGTCGACCGGAGCCAAGGCCGGCAGCGACGCCATTGTCGCCGTGCGGTCACCGCGGGCGACCGCGCCGAGGTCGAGGTCGTTCAGCTCCGTAGGATCCACGACCCGGCCGCCAAGTAGCCACGCATTGCCCGGCCTCGTGGACGCCACGAAGACCTGGTGCGATCGCTCGACCGAGTCGGCGTGCCGGCCAGGGGAGCGGATCAGGCCGAACCGTACGTCGACCTTCTTGCACTCGTCGTCGAAGGCGCCACCGAATCTCGGGTCGAGGTGACTCTGTGTCGGCGCCTTCGCACCCCACGGACCGGGCTGCTCGACGACGACCCATCCGGTCGCGATCACCGCCGTACCCGGCAACGGCTCCTGCAGTACTCGACAGAAGGTCGAGCACAGGCCGGCGGCAGGAGCAGGGGTCCCAGGTGTCACAGCTTCACGGTACGCGACCTGAGACGGCTGTCCCTCATGATGATCATCATGTGTGCGGTGCGCCACGCCGCCCGAGCAGGAGGACGCCCAGGACAGCGGCCAGGAACGCGCACACCGCGGCCCCGGCGAAGATCGCGTGAACTTGTGAAACGGCCGCGTCGCGGAGTGCATCGACGAACGGGCGGCAGTCGCCGGGGGAGGTCGGGCAGAGCTCGTTCGGCGATTTGATGCCGTCGGCAATGGCGTAGTACCGGCGGAGGCCGATCGCGGTCAGTGCTGAGACCCCCACGAGCATGCCGACCATCCGAGCGACCACGACGAGAGCGCTCACCAGGCCGTGGCTGTCGGCGGGAGTCGCGCCGAGCATCGCGGTGTTCAACGGTGAGAGCGCCAGCCCGAATCCGAAGCCGCAGACGAGCAGTACGACGGTCGCCGGCCAGTGATCCAGCGCCGTACGGCTCCAGAACGCCATCACCACGAACATCGCGCCGGACAACCCGAGCCCGGCGCCGGTGATCAACCCGAGCCCGTGGCGCCGTGTCAGCCAGCCGCCGACGACCGCACCGACCGGCAGAGCGATCAGGAACCGCAGCAGCACCAGAGCGGCCGCCAACTGACCGCCGCCCTGCGTCGTGCGAGCAAACACCGGTACGTCGACCAGGGCCGCGATCAGCGCGCATCCGATCAGAAAACTGACCACCAGCGAACCCCACGCCGGGCGACCACTCAACAAACCACGGGGCACGATCGCGGCCGCCGTACGACGCTGCCAGAGCGCGAATGCGACCGCGAACACGGCTGCCGCGACGAGCAGCCACGGCCCGGCCGGCGACATCAGTTCGCGCTCGGGATCTGCCGTCGCGAAAGCGAGGACGACACCGGCCAGCGCGAGCGCGAGCAGCAGTGCGCCGACGAGGTCGACTCGCGAGAGCATTGCGGCCAGGTGTCCACGAGTGCGCCTCAGCACGAGGCCGAGCCAGACAAGCGCCAGGACCAGCGTGACGATCCCGATGGGCGTGAGCAGCCGGGACGTTCCGGTGAAGGGCACGAAGGGCAGACCGAGCGTCACCCCAGACGCGAGTCGATCCGGCGCTGTGAGCGTCAGGCCCAGCGCAATGCACGCGAGTAACCCGACGGCACCCGAGATCCGGGGCCGCCAGCGACCGCGGAGGAGCAGTGCGAGAACGATGGCGACGACCAGATTGAGCCAGAAAATGTACCGCCAGTCAGCCACCGCGAGTACGGCGGCGCCCAGCAGCGGACCCAGCACGGAGCCGAGCTCCTGCACCGCCCCGACCACACCCAACGGCAACCCACGCCGCTCCGCAGGCCATAGGTCGGCGACGAGCGCGAGTGTGGCCGGAACCAGCCCACCACCGCCGACACCTTGAAGAAACCGACCGGTTACCACCAGCGGCAGGTCGTAGGCGCCTGCCGTGATCAGCGACCCGACCGCGAACAGCACCAGTGCTCCGACGAGCACCGGCGTACGCCCGGCGACATCCGCGATCCGCCCGATCAGCGGCAGTACGGCGATGTACCCGAGCAGGAACCCGGAAATGATCGGCGCCGCCCGCTGCAACTCGTCCGCGGACAGCCCGACCCCAGCCATCATGTCCGGCAACGCCAGCACCACGACGTACGTGTCAGCCGCCGCAAACGCGACAGCAACCGAGGCCAGCGTGAGGCGGGTCCTCGGGGTCACGGCTTCGTGATTTCGATCTTCTCGCCGTATTTGTCCAGGGTTACGTCGTAGCTGCTGGTGGCGCCGGAGTAGAACGGGCCGGTGATGGTCGCCGAGACCAGCTGCTTGCTGCTCTTGTCGATCTTGAACGTACTCGGGAAGTCCTGGTCGGCAGGAGCCTTCGGGAAGATGCCCTGGAGGGTCTTGCCCTCGACCGAGCCGGTGACCTCGGTGAGGACCTTCGCGCCCTCGCGGGTCTCGCCCTTCACCTTGGGGTCCTTGAGCGTCGGCAGGACGGCGGTCAGGCCCTTCGCCGGATCGAGCAGGATCGCCGGGTCGGGCGCGCCGAGCCCGGCCAGCTGCGTCGGCGTGAGCTCGATGTAGCTGGGGGAGAACGACACCTTGGCGTAGACCTTGCTCCCGACCGCGACCACCTCGGCGTCGATCGGCGAACCGGACGACCGCACGGTCAGCTTGCCCTTGAACGCGGGCGCGTGCGTCGCGACGCCGTCACCGCTGGCGAGCGTCTGCGCGTTGTCCGGCAGGTCGCGCCCGGTCAGCACGATGTGCACGCTGGCGGCCTCGTCGATGGTCTTCTTGACGTCGGTCAGCAGCGCGACCGCGTCGCCGCCGGACTGGCCTCCGCCGCCGGACTCCTTCTTGTCGCTACAGCCCGCCACCGCAAGTACCACGACCGCGCACAGCGCGAGCACTCTCTTCACAGGGGTCAGCCTGCCAGATCGGGAGCGCATGCAGCGATGGGCTGAGCAACCGGTACGCCGGAGCCGTCGCGCCGCAGGTCGACAGGTGGCAGGTCGACCGGTGCGCCGCTGTTCGCGCTGGCCTTCACCGGCGCCGTGCCGATGTACCCGAGCAGCAGCCCGTCCTCGCCCTTGAGCAGCCGCTGGCAACGCACACCGCCGGTCCCGCGGCCCTTGCCCGGGTACTCGCTGAACGGCGTCAGCTTCACCGCGCCGACCTCGGTCCCCGGCAGCGCGGACGACGAGCCCGCGATGGTGACGACCTGCGCCTCGCGCCCGGTGTCCACGGCGCCGAAGAACACCACCTTCGCCTTCGCAGCGAGCCGTACGCCGGCCATGCCGCCGGCGGTCCGCCCCTGCGGCCGCACGACCGAGGCGGGGAAGTGCAGCAGTTGCGCGTCGGACGTGATGAAGCACAGCTCCTCGTCACCTGTGGTCAGCTCGACCGCGCCGATGACCTCGTCGCCGTCCTTGAGCCCGATGATCTCCCACGAGTCCCGGTTGCTGAGGTGATCCGGTACGACGCGCTTCACGACGCCACTCGTCGTACCGAGGGCGACGCCGACCGAGTCCGGATCCATCGTGGTCAGTGCCAGCGCCTTCTCGCCCGGGTCCAGCGACACGAACTCCGCGATCGGCGCGCCACCCTGCAGGTTCGGCGCGTTCGCGGTCGTCGGTACGGCGGGAAGGTCGAGCGACTCGAGCCGGATCAACCGGCCCGCACTGGTGATCAGGCCGTACTGCCCGCGGGCGGTGCTCTTCACCGCGGACACGATCGCGTCGTGCTTCGCGCGCGCGTCGCTGGGACCGAACGGCTCCACACCGTTCGTCCGCGCGAGCAGCCCTGTCGAGCTCATCAGGATCCAGCACGGGTCGTCGCTGACCTCGAGCGGCACGGCGGCCGTCTTGGTCGCGCCCGACGATTCCAGCAGCACGGTCCGCCGCGGCGTCCCGTACGTCTTCGCGACCTCGGCGAGCTCGTCGGACACCGTCTTGCGGAGCAGCGCGGCGTCCTCGATGATCGCGGTCAGCGCCTCGATCTCGCGCTCCAGCTCGCCCTTCTCGGTCTCCAGCTCGAGCTTGGAGTACTTCGTCAGCCGGCGCAGCGGCATGTCCAGGATGTAGTTCGCCTGGATCTCGGACAGGTCGTAGATCTCGATCAGCCGCGCCCGGGCCTCGGCCGAGTCGTCGCTGCTCCGGATCACCTGGATGACCTCGTCGATGTCCAGGATCGCGATCAGCAGACCGTCGACGATGTGCAGCCGGTCCTGGGCCTTCTTCCGGCGGAACTCGCTGCGCCGGCGCGTCACGTCGTACCGGTGCGCGAGGTAGACCTCGAGCAGCTCCTTCAGGCCGAGCGTGCGCGGCTGTCCCTCGACCAGGCACACGTTGTTGACGTGGAACGCGTCCTCGAGCGGGGTCATCTTGTAGAGCTGCTCAAGCAGCGCCTCGGGGACGAAGCCGTTCTTGACCTCGATGACCAGCTGCGTGCCGTGGGCGCGGTCGGTGAGGTCCTTGACGTCCGCGATGCCCTGGAGCTTCTTGCTCTGCACCAGTGTCTTGATCTTCTCGATCACCTTCTCCGGGCCGACGGAGTACGGCAGTTCGGTGACCACGATGCCCTTGCGGCGCGGGGTGACGTTCTCGACGCGCGCGGTGGCGCGCATCTTGAAGCTGCCGCGGCCGGTCGCGTACGCGTCCTTGATGCCTTCCAGGCCGACGATCTTGCCGCCGGTCGGCAGGTCCGGCCCGGGGATGAACCGCATCAGGTCGTCGAGGTCGGCACCCGGCGTCTTGATCAGGTGCCGCAGCGCCTGGATCACCTCGACCAGGTTGTGCGGGGCCATGTTGGTGGCCATCCCGACCGCGATCCCGGCGGCGCCGTTGACCAGCAGGTTCGGGAAGGCGGCCGGCAGCACGTACGGCTCGGTCTCCCGGCCGTCGTAGTTCGGCTTGAAGTCGACGACGTTCTCGTCCAGACCGGTCGTCATCGCCATCGACGGCGGCGCCATCCGGCACTCGGTGTAACGCATCGCCGCCGGACCATCGTCCAGAGATCCGAAGTTTCCGTGGCCGTCGATCAGCGGCACGCGCATCGACCACGGCTGCGCGGTCCGGACCAGGGCGTCGTAGATCGCGCCGTCGCCGTGCGGGTGGTACTTACCCATGACCTCACCGACGACGCGGGCCGACTTCACATGGCCGCGGTCGGGGCGGATGTTGTTCTCCGCCATCGAGAACAGGATCCGCCGCTGGACCGGTTTGAGGCCGTCCCGGGCGTCGGGCAGCGCCCGGGCGTAGATCACCGAGTAGGCGTACTCCAGGTAGCTGGTACGCATCTCGTCGGAGACGTCGACGTCGAGGATGCGCTCCTCGAAGTCCTCGGGTTCGGCGGTGCTGGTACGGCGTGCCATGCGGGTCTACGAACTCCTCGATCAAGCGGTACGGGCGCCGCGACGGTCCGGCGCGCCGCACCCATTGTCCCTGGTGAACGGCGATTCTCCCGGCCACGACCCACCCTGTCGTCGATCTCCTCCACGGTTGCGGACTAGTCCACCGCTGCGGAGGGCTGCGACCGGCGCAGGAGGTACGTCGTCGGGGCCAGAGCGGACCCTACCGCCAGGATCAGACAAAGTGCGCCGATACCCAGCAGGATGCCCCACGGCACGGTGGTCGGTACGTCGGCCAGACCCGCGTTCATCGCGTGCCGGATCAGTACTCCGACCGTCACCGTGATCACGGTCCCGAGGCTGAGCGCGATCGTGCCGACCAGCGACGACTCCCAGAGCACCATGCGCCGCAGCTGCGCCGGCGTCGCGCCGAGCAACCGCGACGTGACGAACTCGTGGCGGCGCTGCAGACTGCCCATCAGGAGTGTGTTGGCGATCGCAATGGCGCTGTAGAGCGCGGCCGGCCCGAGCAGCATGACGAGCCCGATCCGGTTGCCCTCCCGGACGCCCTTCGCCTGGTCGGCCTCCCAGTCGGTCGCCAACTGTGCTCCGGGAATCCGCTGCACGAGATCCGCGGGCGATACCCCGTCGGCCGGCAGCACAAAGCTGCGCTCGACCTGTGCCTCCGGTGCATGTTGGCGCGCCAGGTCGAGCGGGATCAGGAACGACGGATTCACGCCGAACGCGTCCTTCACGATCGCGACCACCCGAAGCTTCACCGGCGTCCGGTCGGGGAACACCACCGGGATCTCGTCGCCGACGTGGTAGCTCTCGAACCCCGCCATCTCCTTGCTGACAGCAACCGTATTGCCGGTCAGTCCGGTCAGAGATCCGGACCGCACGGTGAGGTCCCGGGTCTGCGACGCGATGGCGGGATCGATCCCCTCGGCGTCCTCGAGCTGCGCGTAGTCGGCCGCGATCCGCACCACCTGAACCGGCAGTCCTGCATCAACGGCCTTCGTACCGGCGCTGTCGACGGGTGCGGCTCCAGTGACGACGATCGGCGCCCGGACCGCGTCGCGGACGGTCGCCGCCGCACTGTCAGCGACAAAGCTGAGACTCAGCACCATGGACCCGGCGATCGCCGAGATGGCGAGGATCGGCGCCGCGAGGGATGCACTCCGTCGCGGCGCGGCGAGCACGTTGCTCCGGGCCAGTCGCCCCGACACCTGCGTCCACGCGACCAGCGGTACCGCCCACACCCGTCCGATCAGCGGTACGACGAGGGGCGCGAGCAACGTCAGCGCGATCACCATCACCATCGGCGTGAACATCGCGAGCGGTACGGCGCCCTCACCGCTCGACGGCCGGATCAGCGTGAGCATGGTGATCGCGCCGGCCAGGAACAGCAGCCCGAACACGACCCGCACCGGCCCGATCCGCGGGGGCTCGAGAGACGCCTCCCGCAGTGCGTCGATGGGCGCGACCTTGCCCGCGCGCCGAGCCGCCGAACGCGCACCGAGCATCGCGACCAGCAGGCCGGCCGCGACGGCGATCGCGAGCGGGACCCACGGCGACGCCGGCTCCAGTTTCACCGGCGCCAGCTCGGTGTACGACGCCTTGCGCAGCAGGAGCGGTGTCGCGAGGTGAGCCGCGAATGCCCCGGTCAGCGATGCGGCGAGCGCGACGGCGACTGCCTCGCCGAGCACCATCCGGCGGATCTGCCGCGGCGTCGCGCCGATCAGCCGCAGCAGCCCGAGCTCCCGCCGGCGGGACGCGACGGCGAACGCGAACGTGCTCGCGATCACGAACATCGTGATGAACCCGCTGATCGTCCCGACCATGCTGAGCACGGTCTGCAAACCGGACACGTCGGCGTCCGACAACGGCACCTTCACGGTCTCAGGCGGCGTACCGTCGCCGCCGAGAGTGGTGACGCCGATGCTCGCGGAGGTCGGCCCGTGGTACGCGACCGTGGCGGCCGTCGCGGTCGCCGCCAGCCCGAGCAGGAACACCCCGACTGCGAGCGCCACGAACGAACCGGCGTACAGCGATCGGTGCCGGCCGACGGTTTGCCGGCTGAGGAAGAACATCATCGCTCCAGGTCGCTCATCGCCGCCGCGATCTGCGCGGGCGTGGCGCGATCGAGGTGGCCGGCGAGCAGCCCGTCGGACAGGAACAGCACGCGTTCGGCGTACGCGGCCGCGACCGGGTCGTGGGTCACCATCACGACGGTCTGGCCCGCGCTGTCGGTTGCCTCGCGCAACAGTCCGAGGATCTGCCGGCTGGTGCCGCTGTCCAGTGCGCCGGTCGGTTCGTCGGCGAAGAACACCGACGGGCGGGTGATCAGCGCCCGCGCGATCGCGACCCGCTGCTGCTGCCCGCCGGACAGCTCGGCGGGCCGCCGCTTCGCTTTCCCTTCCAGTCCGACCTGTTCCAGCACCCGCTGTACGTCGTTCCGCGCCGGGCGGCGACCGGTGAGGCGCAGCGGGAGTGCCACGTTGTCGTACACGGTCAGCGAGGGCAGCAGGTTGTACGCCTGGAACACGAAGCCCATCTCGGCCCGGCGCAGTTTCGTGAGCTCTACCTCGTTCAGTCCGAGGAGGGTGACTCCGTTGAGTACGACGGTCCCTGTGGTCGGATGGTCGAGTCCTGCCGCGCACTGCAGCAGTGTCGACTTGCCGGAGCCGGACGGGCCCATCACAGCCGTGAACGAGCCCCGGGCGAAGTGGTAGGTCACCCCGCGCAGCGCGTCGACCGCTCCGGCCTTGGAACGGTATGTCTTGGTGATGCCGTCCAGTAGCAGCGCAGGCGGCTCGGCCGGTGCGGTGAACGGATAGGTCGGCGCGGTAGCGGTCATGGTTCCAGCAAACCGTCGTACGACGATCTGGACCCTGGCCCACGGGGGAGACCCGCAGTAGCGCGCACGCTACCGCCCAGGGACCAGAGCCCGCCTAGGGTTGGGGCCATGACCGTGTGGGCCGCATTGGCTTCGCCGCGCTACCTGATCTCGTCGTGGCCGTGGCGGAGCTATGCGTACCTGTTGACGTCCGTGCCGATGGGTGTGGTGTCGATCGTGGTGCTGGTCGGGCTGGCGGGACTGAGCGCGGTGCTGAGCCCGATCCTGATCGGGATCGTGATGCTGGCGGCGTTCCCGCTGATCGGCGCGGCGATCGGGAGGGCGGAGCGATGGCGGGCCGGACTGATGCTGCTCGACGGCATCAGCAGTCCGCACGCGAAGCTGCCGGCCGGGCTCACGCTGCGAGCGAGGCTGACGTTCCGGCGCCGCGAGCAGGCGTCGATGCGGGCGCTCGGGTACGGCTTCGTGCTCGGCGTCTTCCTCTGGCCGCTGAGCGCCCTGTTCGCGGGGGTCAGCGCGACCACCCTTCTCACGACCCTCGCGGCACCAGTGATCGCGGACGGCGATCAAATGGGCATGGGTCCGTGGACGATGGACACTGCGCGGGAAGGGCTCTTGTTCCTGGTCCTGTTCGGGCCAGTGTTCTTCGTGGTCAGCTCGTACTTGCTCGGGGTGATCGCCGGCGCGCAGGCCTCGCTCGCGAAGGTGATGCTCGGGCCGCGGCAGGAGGAGCTCCAGCGGAACCTCGCCGAGTTGCGTCGTTCGAGGCTGGACCTGGTCGACGCGTTCGAGACCGAGCGGGTGCGGATCGAGCGGCACCTGCACGACGGCGTACAGCAGCGGCTGGTCGGACTCACCATGACGCTCGGTCTCGCCGAGCTGGACCTCCCGGAAGGTGAGGGCAAGCGTTTGGTGGTCAAGGCGCATGGGGAGGCCGAGGCGGCGCTGGCGGACCTGCGGGCCGCTGTCCGAGGCATTCATCCGCGGGTGCTGGTGGATCACGGGCTGGAGGCCGCCGTACGGGAAGTGGCCGATCGGATGCCGCTCCCGGTGACGTTGCAGCTGTCGATCCCGACGCGGTTGCCGGGTCCGATCGAGGCCGCGGCGTACTTCGTCGTCAGTGAAGCGCTGGCGAACGTCGCCAAGCACGCGCAGGCCTCGACGTGCGAGGTGACCGGCTGGGTCGACAAGGACCGGCTCGTCATCACGGTGCAGGACGACGGCGTCGGCGGCGCGCAGTTGGGTGCCGGGACGGGTCTCACCGGGTTGGTGACGCGGTTGGACGCTTTGGGCGGCAGACTCGACGTCGACAGCCCATCCGGTGGGCCGACGCGATTGAGGATGGAGTGCCCGTGCCGACTCGGCGATTGAGCATCGTGCTGGCGGAAGATTCACTGCTGCTGCGAGAGGGTCTGGCCAGCATTCTGGATCGCGCCGGGCACGAGGTACGGGACGCTGTCGGGGACGGGGATGCTCTGCTGGCTGTCGTCCGCAAGGACCCGCCGGACATGGTGATCACCGACGTACGGATGCCGCCCGGGCACAGCGACGAAGGGCTGCGGGCCGCGGCGGCGATCCGGGCGGAGCTGCCCGAGATCGGGATCCTGGTGCTGTCGCAGTACGTCGCCGATGCCTACCTGTCGACGTTGCTGGAGACAACGACCGGCGGGATCGGGTACCTGTTGAAGGACCGGGTCGGGCACGTGACCGAGTTCCTCGAGTCGCTGGACCGGGTCGCCGACGGCGGGACCGTGGTCGACCCCGAGGTCGTGCGGCAGTTGCTGGCGCGGCGGCGGAACGACGGGCCGCTGTCCGCGCTGACGCCGCGCGAACTGGAGGTGCTCGCGCTGATGGCCGAAGGCCGGGTGAACGGGTCGATCGCGGAGCAGTTGGTGGTGAGTGAGGCCGCCGTACGCAAGCACGTCGGGAATATCTTCGCCAAGCTGCGGTTGGACGAAGGGTTGGACCGGCGCGTTTCCGCAGTGCTGACGTATTTGAGGGGCTAGCGATGGACGAGGCGATTCGGAAGATCCTGGCCGAGTGCGAGACCTGGGCCGTGGTGGGGCTGTCGAACAACACCAGCCGGGCGGCGTACGGGGTGGCGCGGTTCCTGCAGAGTCACGGGAAGCGGATCGTGCCGGTGCATCCGGCGGCGGAGACGGTGCACGGCGAGCAGGGGTACGCGCGGCTCGCGGACATCCCGTTTGCGGTGGACTGCGTGGACGTGTTCGTGCGGTCCGAGCTGGCCGGGGACATCGCCGACCAGGCGGTGGGAATCAACGCGAAAGCGGTCTGGTTCCAGCTCGATGTAGTGGATCAGGACGCCTACGCACGGACGACGGCCGCGGGTCTCACGATGGTGATGGACCACTGCCCGGCGATCGAGTGGGGACGTCTCGGACCGATCTCTTCCGAAGGGCTCTGATGTTCACGATCGACACGTCCACCGGCTTCGGTAAGCGCATCGCACGGCAGCTCGACGACGAGCGGGTGGTCTGGCTGACCACCGTCGCCCCGTCTGGCACGCCGGCGCCCACCCCGGTGTGGTTCCTCTGGCACGACGACGAGATCCTGATCAGCAGCGAGCCGGACAAGGCCAAGCTGCGCAACGTCGCCGGCCATCCGCAGGTCACGGTCAACTTCAACGCCACCCACACCGGGGGAGACGTCGGCGTCATCTCCGGCACGGCGGTGATCGACGCGGACCCGATCAGCGGCGACACGCTGGCGGCGTACAACGCGAAGTACGCCGACGACATCACCGGCCTCGGCATGACCCCGGACCAG
This Kribbella sp. NBC_00482 DNA region includes the following protein-coding sequences:
- a CDS encoding HEAT repeat domain-containing protein, with product MADLDQHHRMLLRDTDTGPVTIAGMIHREPTDGTLRGRAELIATAGHWPLVESNAGEADESYRCYLLWGVTPELWMMYLEDRTTQTAAIEFFGTDGAEVAEIARRVTLMFELRPYQRDELLADAARLSGREKGRAILRVALAMGSDDDPEYFGAILQASHDPDPDIRNAAAWSTLYLSNTESLMMLARMAEEDPDPKVRKASAELLSEIS
- a CDS encoding beta-class carbonic anhydrase, yielding MSEGFDDLLAANAEYAADFHYGGFDGIAHAGIGVVTCMDSRIPPLEMLGLKPGDAKVLRSAGGRVTEITMTGLILGVQLLGVRRIMIIPHTRCAMAAMSEDELREKVELAAGKPAGYLPISVIPDQLEALRRDVAAVREHPLIGDDILVGGFMYDVDNGHLTQID
- a CDS encoding sucrase ferredoxin — encoded protein: MTPGTPAPAAGLCSTFCRVLQEPLPGTAVIATGWVVVEQPGPWGAKAPTQSHLDPRFGGAFDDECKKVDVRFGLIRSPGRHADSVERSHQVFVASTRPGNAWLLGGRVVDPTELNDLDLGAVARGDRTATMASLPALAPVDEPIVLVCTNGKRDECCAVLGRPLVAGLAERVPGRVWEANHLGGHRFAPTATYLPAGTMHGHLTVDTAVEVLAAADRGETVLTGLRGRSTWTKRGQAAEVAVRSFIGDLALDSLLVVGEGADTVTVQHVDGRSWIVPVTSAPADPPRPDSCGKEPFAMSILHAGTPVSGAMR
- a CDS encoding MFS transporter, yielding MTPRTRLTLASVAVAFAAADTYVVVLALPDMMAGVGLSADELQRAAPIISGFLLGYIAVLPLIGRIADVAGRTPVLVGALVLFAVGSLITAGAYDLPLVVTGRFLQGVGGGGLVPATLALVADLWPAERRGLPLGVVGAVQELGSVLGPLLGAAVLAVADWRYIFWLNLVVAIVLALLLRGRWRPRISGAVGLLACIALGLTLTAPDRLASGVTLGLPFVPFTGTSRLLTPIGIVTLVLALVWLGLVLRRTRGHLAAMLSRVDLVGALLLALALAGVVLAFATADPERELMSPAGPWLLVAAAVFAVAFALWQRRTAAAIVPRGLLSGRPAWGSLVVSFLIGCALIAALVDVPVFARTTQGGGQLAAALVLLRFLIALPVGAVVGGWLTRRHGLGLITGAGLGLSGAMFVVMAFWSRTALDHWPATVVLLVCGFGFGLALSPLNTAMLGATPADSHGLVSALVVVARMVGMLVGVSALTAIGLRRYYAIADGIKSPNELCPTSPGDCRPFVDALRDAAVSQVHAIFAGAAVCAFLAAVLGVLLLGRRGAPHT
- a CDS encoding LppX_LprAFG lipoprotein, which gives rise to MKRVLALCAVVVLAVAGCSDKKESGGGGQSGGDAVALLTDVKKTIDEAASVHIVLTGRDLPDNAQTLASGDGVATHAPAFKGKLTVRSSGSPIDAEVVAVGSKVYAKVSFSPSYIELTPTQLAGLGAPDPAILLDPAKGLTAVLPTLKDPKVKGETREGAKVLTEVTGSVEGKTLQGIFPKAPADQDFPSTFKIDKSSKQLVSATITGPFYSGATSSYDVTLDKYGEKIEITKP
- a CDS encoding DNA gyrase/topoisomerase IV subunit A; the protein is MARRTSTAEPEDFEERILDVDVSDEMRTSYLEYAYSVIYARALPDARDGLKPVQRRILFSMAENNIRPDRGHVKSARVVGEVMGKYHPHGDGAIYDALVRTAQPWSMRVPLIDGHGNFGSLDDGPAAMRYTECRMAPPSMAMTTGLDENVVDFKPNYDGRETEPYVLPAAFPNLLVNGAAGIAVGMATNMAPHNLVEVIQALRHLIKTPGADLDDLMRFIPGPDLPTGGKIVGLEGIKDAYATGRGSFKMRATARVENVTPRRKGIVVTELPYSVGPEKVIEKIKTLVQSKKLQGIADVKDLTDRAHGTQLVIEVKNGFVPEALLEQLYKMTPLEDAFHVNNVCLVEGQPRTLGLKELLEVYLAHRYDVTRRRSEFRRKKAQDRLHIVDGLLIAILDIDEVIQVIRSSDDSAEARARLIEIYDLSEIQANYILDMPLRRLTKYSKLELETEKGELEREIEALTAIIEDAALLRKTVSDELAEVAKTYGTPRRTVLLESSGATKTAAVPLEVSDDPCWILMSSTGLLARTNGVEPFGPSDARAKHDAIVSAVKSTARGQYGLITSAGRLIRLESLDLPAVPTTANAPNLQGGAPIAEFVSLDPGEKALALTTMDPDSVGVALGTTSGVVKRVVPDHLSNRDSWEIIGLKDGDEVIGAVELTTGDEELCFITSDAQLLHFPASVVRPQGRTAGGMAGVRLAAKAKVVFFGAVDTGREAQVVTIAGSSSALPGTEVGAVKLTPFSEYPGKGRGTGGVRCQRLLKGEDGLLLGYIGTAPVKASANSGAPVDLPPVDLRRDGSGVPVAQPIAACAPDLAG
- a CDS encoding FtsX-like permease family protein, whose product is MFFLSRQTVGRHRSLYAGSFVALAVGVFLLGLAATATAATVAYHGPTSASIGVTTLGGDGTPPETVKVPLSDADVSGLQTVLSMVGTISGFITMFVIASTFAFAVASRRRELGLLRLIGATPRQIRRMVLGEAVAVALAASLTGAFAAHLATPLLLRKASYTELAPVKLEPASPWVPLAIAVAAGLLVAMLGARSAARRAGKVAPIDALREASLEPPRIGPVRVVFGLLFLAGAITMLTLIRPSSGEGAVPLAMFTPMVMVIALTLLAPLVVPLIGRVWAVPLVAWTQVSGRLARSNVLAAPRRSASLAAPILAISAIAGSMVLSLSFVADSAAATVRDAVRAPIVVTGAAPVDSAGTKAVDAGLPVQVVRIAADYAQLEDAEGIDPAIASQTRDLTVRSGSLTGLTGNTVAVSKEMAGFESYHVGDEIPVVFPDRTPVKLRVVAIVKDAFGVNPSFLIPLDLARQHAPEAQVERSFVLPADGVSPADLVQRIPGAQLATDWEADQAKGVREGNRIGLVMLLGPAALYSAIAIANTLLMGSLQRRHEFVTSRLLGATPAQLRRMVLWESSLVGTIALSLGTVITVTVGVLIRHAMNAGLADVPTTVPWGILLGIGALCLILAVGSALAPTTYLLRRSQPSAAVD